Genomic DNA from Prunus persica cultivar Lovell chromosome G1, Prunus_persica_NCBIv2, whole genome shotgun sequence:
TCTCCAACACTCTCAGTGTCACTGAGAGAGAATATGAATCTGTTCTCCAATCCATCCAGCCAACCAACCAACGAATCTAGTGGAGAGAACTAGGCTTGGAGGAAAACACGAAAGAATCAATGCTGTCTCTGCTGTGACGATTTGTGCGGCTATGAAATCATATCCTCTCCTCAATTCCCTAGTAATATACTTGAACCACTTGAACCAGAAtcatcactttcatttttagcatataaatcataaaaaagaGCTCCATATCCACAAAAGCCAACTTTCTTATAAAGTCGTCAAACAAGTATAGTATATTTTAACCAAAGTCGTctacaacacaacacaatgACTGTAACTCACATTAACAAGATAAATAAGGGGTCAAATTACCAATCTAGATCCCCATGCATGGCCCATCCATGACACAAGGATCCATATCGGTGAAAGAGGCTGAAGAAAGGACAGAGAGGAAGAGTGGACTTTTTAGCTCACAGCCAAATGGAGTCAGAGGGAAATTTGACCGTCTGGGAAAAGACACACACAGTCTTTACTCTGGGCCCAGCATTGCCCCAAGCCCATTCAGATCCTTCCTTCCTCACTTCTCAGAAAGGTAGCATCCGCATCCACCTTTGTTTCTGAACACTggcccaaaaaaaacacacatttATATCACTAAAATCCAAAaggctagctagctagctaatAGCCATGCAAcaaaaatgtatttaaaacATAGCAGACATATTATTGATTGATCACTATGATATCTGTCTGACCGTGAAACATAGAATCTAAAActtgtaaaaaaaacaaggattAGTAAAACGTAAACTTGGATAATACTGGGATTAGTAAGGAGGAAGAAATTATATCACGTCAAAGTAAAACTGGTGAAAGCTGACACGGGAGGGCAGGGACGAGAAGAGACATCTCTGCCACTGCCAGCAGCAATATTATCAAGTATCTGTCATTCAGACGACCACCCCATCACGCCGTCAAAACACAACCTATCCCATTATCCCATTGAGAGAGGAAAAAGTACAAGCCATTAACGCCGTCAATCTCAACGTCCACTTCAGTCTGCCCAGTACCTGTACGAATATACAAGGCGCGCCCTAGTCCACACAGAGACTTAACCATCCGTCTAGCACCGTGAACTGAGTAGGGTACTGTGGGGCCCGCAACCCAAACTGCCCGGTCTTACTGGGCAGACGGACAGACGGACCTATAGCTATGCTTGCTACAGGACATGAAATTACAAGCGTCCCTCCCTCATGCAAGATGCAACTCGCTTTCTCCCAATCTCATCACTTCCCAGTTTTTCCATTTGTTTAtccattattataattattattcaaCTTTGACGCTGATACTTCTTCGATTCTCCTCCCAATTTCCCAAAGGCCAAACCACCACCATATTATTGCATTGTGCTCAACTTCGCATATATACAAGTAACGCTATCTGCAGAAGCAGAAAGAACGAAACAAGGAACCAACATCACCATTAATTAAAGATGGTAAGCTCCAGTTGCTGCCAGATTCTCACCATTTGCTTtatgattttccttttgtgCTCAGCCTGCGGCGGATACAGTGACCTTCACGCACTGTTGAAACTCAAGTCCGCCATGATTGGACCCAAAGGTTCAGGCCTCGAGGACTGGAACACTTCGTCGTTGTCTCCCTCATCTCACTGCTCCTTCTCCGGAGTTTCGTGCGACCGCGACTTCCGAGTGGTTGCTCTCAACGTCTCCAATCAGCCTCTGTTAGGCACTCTTCCGCCGGAGATTGGGCTCCTCAACAAGCTGGTCAACCTCACAATCGCCGGAGACAACATCACAGGGAGGCTTCCAATGCAGATGGCCAACCTCACCGCTCTCAGGCACTTGAACATCTCCAACAACGTCTTCAGGGGCAGATTCCCCGGCAATATCACGCTCCAAATGACGGAGCTCCAAGTTCTCGACGCCTACAACAACAACTTCACGGGCACACTTCCTTTGGAGATCGTCAATCTCAAAAACCTCAAACATCTCCAACTAGGCGGGAACTACTTCACCGGCAACATCCCCGAAACTTACTCGGAGATGCAGAGCTTGGAGCATTTCGGCCTCAACGGCAACTGGCTCACCGGAAAGTTCCCGGCGAGCTTGGCTCGTTTGAAAAATCTCAAGGAAATGTACGTCGGCTACTTTAACAGTTACGACGGCGGAATTCCGCCGGAGTTGGGATCGTTGAGCTCTCTGCAGGTCCTCGACATGGCCAGCTGTAACCTCAGCGGCACCATACCCACCAATCTCAGCCTTTTGAAGAATTTGAACTCTCTGTTTTTACAGGTAAATCGTCTCAGCGGCGGCATACCTCCGGAATTATCTGGCTTGGTCAGCCTCATGTCTTTGGATCTCTCCATCAACGATCTCACCGGAGAGATACCCCAGAGCTTCTCAGAGCTGAAGAACATCACGCTTATCAATTTGTACAAGAACAATCTTTACGGCCCAATTCCCAGGTTCGTCGGTGATTTTCCTCATCTGGAGGTGCTTCAGGTTTGGGAGAACAACTTCACGTTCGAGCTGCCGGAGAATCTCGGCCGGAACGGAAGGCTCAAGGACCTCGATATCACCGGAAACCACATCACCGGGTTGATTCCTCGGGATTTGTGCAAAGGAGGGCAGTTGAAGACGGCGATCCTGATGGATAACCACTTCTTCGGCCCCATTCCTGAGGAACTCGGCCGGTGCAAATCGCTCGTCAAAATTCGAATGATGAAAAACACTCTCACTGGAACTATTCCTGCTGGCATTTTCAGTTTGCCTAATGTAAGTATGATCGAGCTCAATGATAACTACTTGTCTGGCCAACTTCCAGAGCAAATGTCTGGGGGCTTACTTGGAATTCTCACTCTTTCTCGGAATCGGATTTCCGGGAAAATCCCGCCGGCGATTGGAAATCTCAAGAGTTTGCAAACTCTTTCCTTGGAGATGAACAGATTTTCGGGTGAAATTCCGACGGAGATATTTGATCTGAAGTCGTTGTCGAAGATCAACATCAGCGCCAACAACCTCAGCAGTGAAATACCGGCTTCAATTTCTCAGTGTTCCTCTCTAGCCTTGGCTGATCTTAGTCGAAACAATCTGATTGGGGAAATTCCGAGAGACATCTACAAGCTGAGAGTCCTGAGCATTCTCAATTTGTCTAGCAACCAACTCACGGGCGAAATTCCCAATGAAATTCGCAATATGACCAGCCTCACAACGCTTGATCTCTCCGATAACAACTTCATCGGCAAAATCCCAACCGGCGGTCAGTTTATGGTCTTCAACGACACGTCGTTTGCTGGAAACCCTTATCTCTGTTCCCCGCAGCGCCACGTCCAGTGCCCGTCGTTTCCACACCACAAGGCGTTTGGTTCGTCCAGGATCGCTCTTGTCGTAATTGGACTCGCTACGGTTCTGCTATTCTTGTTTATCACCGTGTATAGaatgagaaggagagagatgcATAAATCTAGGGCTTGGAGGCTCACCGCCTTCCAACGGCTCGATTTCAAGGCCGAGGACGTGCTGGAGTGTTTGAAGGAAGAGAACATCATAGGCAAAGGCGGTGCTGGGATTGTGTACCGCGGGTCCATGCCAGACGGCGTTGACGTGGCAATCAAACGGCTAGTGGGGCGGGGCACCGGACGTAACTGTAACGATCACGGTTTTTCGGCGGAAATAAAAACGCTGGGACGAATCAGGCACCGAAATATCGTGAGGCTGTTGGGGTACGTGTCGAACAAGGACACGAATTTGCTGTTGTACGAGTACATGCCAAATGGGAGCCTGGGGGAGCTGTTGCATGGGTCAAAGGGAGGGCATTTGCAGTGGGAGAGGAGGTACAGGATCGCTGTGGAGGCAGCCAAGGGATTGTGTTACCTCCACCATGACTGCTCACCTCTGATTATACACAGGGATGTCAAGTCCAATAACATCTTGCTGGACTCTGACTTGGAGGCCCATGTTGCCGATTTTGGGCTCGCTAAGTTCTTGCAAGATGCTGGTGCTTCCGAGTGCATGTCTTCCATTGCTGGTTCCTATGGCTACATAGCCCCAGGTACcaacttttattctttttctccttcaagacccaaccagaaattttgaattgtttttgGGCTCATGAATATGCCTTAGACTTCTACTTTCAAGTGGGATGAACATGaacttgtgtgtgtgtgtgtgtttgtttttttggtgtgaACAGAGTATGCTTACACACTGAAAGTGGACGAGAAAAGCGACGTGTACAGTTTCGGTGTGGTTCTGCTGGAGCTAATAGCCGGGAGGAAGCCGGTGGGTGAATTTGGAGACGGGGTGGATATAGTAAGGTGGGTGAGGAAAACAACATCAGAACTGTCGCAGCCGTCGGATGCCGCATCAGTACTGGCAGTGGTGGATGCAAGGCTGTGTGGGTACCCACTGGCAGGGGTGATACACTTGTTCAAGATTGCCATGATGTGCGTGGAGGATGAGAGCTCCGCAAGACCTACAATGAGGGAAGTGGTTCACATGCTCACTAATCCGCCACGCTCTGCTCCAAGCCTTCTCAACCTTTAGCGCCTACTAATATTTTTGAGTAAATAAAATCGCAGCATCCCCACCAAGTTCAAATAATTTTGTGCCAAGAGTTTGTGACTGAGTGCGTAACAAAGTAGTTGCCAATGCCATTGCCACGGTATAGTAGAAGAAGGGTtttcagacccaaaaaaaaagataaaaaaaaggagaagggtttcaaatatattattgCTTTTCACTGAAACGGatccattttccttttgtcaCTGTAAATATATGCCtcgtcttttcttcttcttcttcttgtaacTTTCTAGTGTAATATAATATGATGCTTCGGTTTGGTTATTTATTCTCTCGTAACTTGTAATGACTCTTGAAGAAGATAATAAATCACATTGGGCTATTACTTTggccttttttaaaattaaaagcgatagtaattttattgataataCATAATAAAAAGTACAGAATAGCCGCAATgccaaatataaatataacatcTCCAGTGactaaacacaaaaataaatcgGTTTGATTTGGAGAAAATTACGCATgccaaaaaaacctaaaacctCCAATTCGGCAGACAAAATCATCTGTACTCATACCTACAATACAAATCCACCGTCCAACGGTAATAACGGCAAATCTGCATCGAAAATTTGAACACTAAATACAAACATCAGCAAACTCCTATTGAGTTTCTAAGAATTATTAGACTAAAATAAACACATAAACAAAGACACTGCACCACATTCTCTCCAGCAAACTAAAGAGACTCATAGCACCAACATGGCTAAACCTCTTATTTTGCACAGGCGAAACTCGATCCCACACAAACTAGCAGCAATCACTTTTCCAACTCCAAACATTAAattggagcaaaatccaagTGAGTGGATCAAAAGCTAGGGATGGGCATCTAAAATCGAAATATTAAAATCGTATATTAACCATACCGATTTCATTAGAGGTGGCATTTTAGACCGAAAAATCGCAAAAACCAACCGACATTATACCTCATTGGAACCGCAATAGCTAAAAACCAACCGAAAATTGCGGTTTTAGAAACCAAACCTCAATTGCGGTTGCGGTATGTGATTTTTGCAACTTGCGGTTATCGCAAAccgcaaatatatatatatatttttttaaattgcatTTTAGTAGTTAGATGTTGTGTTTTAATTTGGTTGAGTTTAATCTATTATTAATATGCTTTTATGTTGTtgcttttgtgttgtgttgtgttataGATGGAGTCTAGCCACTCTAACACACCTAATACATCTAATCCCCCAAACACAAACCGATACACCCTAAACACAACCTCCACTCCAACTCATAAAGAAGGgcttcttcttataataaaatcaaCTCACCATCACCTACACTTGAGTTctccttttggtttttaactttgaattggatttttctttaggttgtaaatgcttgagaagttgaggttgaggttgttaatttatatatgcttgagaagttgaggttgtgaatttatattttttttgttaaagtaTGCTTGAACTCAAAAAGCTTCAAAAGAAGCATCAAACCTAGGCTTAAAAGTATGGaagattgaatttttatgACACAAAAAGACCATACTTAAAGATCTAAAATTGTCTAATTTATgcccaaaatattcaaatcgttttaaaccattaattcaCGGTAACCGACCGATTTTTGCGGTTTCAAAAATTACCTTACCGCAAATAATCGGTCAGTTTGCGGTTCGGGGAAAAATTTGCAGTTACCCAACCGCAACGACCCCTAGATTTCATATTGTTTCATTTGGGATGAGGAGATAATCGGTACTGTACCGTACCAATAGAATACGGTATGGTAGCAGTATCAAGTATTTGGTACCAGTCAATACCGTACCATaccaaaatataaacatgTTCAAATAGAAACATATAGTTGTTGTCATGAACTGTGAAGGAAGGAAGGAGATTTTCCAAAGTCCCATTTTACAAATTTGTAtagataaaaaagaagaatttcTTGAGGCTGCTGGGGATTTGGGTAGCTGTTGTTtacttctttttattattattatcaatgTCTATgaattgtaattttctttttgcatatTCTGTCAAATTTTCTTGGATAATCATATCTGTAAGTTCATTTTCATGGcttaattaatgtaaatttcatttccttaatttttgttttccccaTTTCTACAATTGCGTTGAGTTTTTTTACCCCATAATTAATGTCTTGCACATATAAGAAAATGTTGTAATTTAATCTGGGTAGCCAAGATTATGATTAAAAAAGTTGTGTTTTGTCTTCAAGCTTCAGTCTAAAGCTTTGGATTCTCAGGGCATATCATATGAATGAATTATGAAATTTAGTACCTATTTTTATTgtgtcattttggtaccgaaATGGTACCGATATTGATTTGGCATGGTACGGTACGGTACCAACTTTGGCAAACGATAATTCCATATTGTACCATAccgattttaatttttggtatCGGTTGCGGTATGAGCTCAATATCGTACTGTGCCCACCCATACCAAAAGCTACaacaaaattatgatgttTACGGTGGATTGCAATACTTACttcaaaaacacaaagaaaaccaaagaaaacatCACACCGCAACCATCCTAACGACAGCAAGACAcatccaagaacaaaaaaatttaccaagAACCTACAACAGAAAacacacaaataaacaaacaaaagacaagATCCAGATAGATCTGGGCAAGATGAcccaaaatccaaacaaaTCTGGGGAGAGAATAagagagggaaagaaaaataggaaaggAAAAAGGGAGATAAGGAGAGAAAGATAGAAGATGGGGAAGCTACCCACCCTCATAGGGGAGGGGCGCAGCTGCCGTGCAATTCACAATTTCACCTTCAAAGAGAGTTAAAATGCATTACCTTGGCTGAACTACCTTAATGACTAAGGTGGGTTGTAGTTTAGGGAGAATTTtgggtattaaaaaaatcaaatcaatatatttgactttttttgaggttgagaaattctaagaatgcattcataattcagtcaaaaaaatcactaGTCACAAATAACCAATACAAACTAGAGTTTAGAGTCAATActttcattttataatatgtgccttttggtttcattaatatgtatttgttttgtattaaACCTTATTGGAAATTAGCATTTATCCATGCACTTGAGGTCCTAGGTTTGATTCCTTCCTTGAaaaatatcgcttgtataaaaagaaacaaagcgtattaaaaataagttaatgaaattatgaactaGCGtgatttatataatttaatatataattttatttctagaAATACTATAGAAAAtggaagtaaaaaaaaatatatcattaGATTTTAAGATAATAACTTTAGCTAACTTACCCGTTGCAATAACAACCACGAGTttgatgttttttatttataaagttaTTCAAAACAATAAGTTATTTTTAATCATACCATACAACATTGTaattagagaattggtcgtttCTTGTGAACCAATGAGCACAGAATTGTGCGAACTACACCTGATATTAAATGACTTTGTGATGTCAAATTTGTATGGTTGTAGGACTGAAATTGCCATATTGGCATTGTTCTATAATAATTtcacaattgaattgttaGTGGCTTTACCATTCATGAAACAAGTGTTTTTTTTGGCTTCGATTTCATATGTTATTGCTCTTGCAATTATAGTTTATCTTTTCATGTCTTATTGTCGCAGGAAAGTGTTCTGTTACAAATGATTCATTAGATGAGGTGTTCTGCAATGCAAAGAAAAGACTGTAACTTTGGTCTGTACAGTCTAAATGGGTCAATGGTTATTTGTGGAAATAGGATTTGAAAAGAATAGGAAATGGAtgaagttatttatttttaattttaaaatcaaattattattaaataaaattataaaaaatcgAAAGTCGAAAATTGTAatttgctttgcttttttgAAGGGCTGTGTTCAATTTAAACACGCTCCATTTTAGCGCTAAAGTGCAAAGCAGAAGATAGGCGCACAGCAGAGACGAAGCAAGCACCGGCGCATCGAATATGGAGATCAACAGTCCACCACCGTGTCCAAACACGGTGACGATCCGGCGTAACCCACACCGGAGGGCTAGGCCTCCTCCAACGCCAGCCACGGCAGCTCCGGAAATGCCTTCCGCGGATGTGGCCAAAGTACGGTATTTTCCAACCGAGGAGATTCTCTCCATGGACATCGCTAAAGCAGACCCTGTGTCAGAGAACCTCAGAGTTTTTCTGAGGATTCGGCCACTTCTGCACGGTGGCGTTGGGGGAGATCGGAATTCAAAGCCGAGATTCAAAAACGTTTGGCCCCAAAACCCCGCAAAGAGGAAATCGGCGATTGGACGAGCGTTGCAGAGCAAGAAGAACAAAGATGCGGAGGTCTGTGTTAGGGTCAATAATCCACAGTCTGTGACGCTATCACCACCGCTAGCGTTGCAAGAGAGTAACCGGATAAAGACGGAGGTTTATGACGGCTTTTCCCACGTCTTCTCCCCTGATTCCTCTCAGGTCTTCTTTATTCCCTTTATAGACTTCAATTCTcctttatgttttgtttggttacaGAGAAAGTGCTGTAAAACTCAATTGGAAGTTCTATTTCATTTTCggttgtttttcttcttctttctattATCAcaatttatctattttttttgtttctttttgtcgaatttgtgtttttgttgatAGGAGGAGGTGTATGAGAAGATGGTAAGGCCATTGGTGGATGATTTTCTGAGGGGCAAAAGTGGGATGCTTGCTGCATTGGGGCCTAGTGGCTCTGGAAAGACTCATACGGTTTTTGGGTGCCCCAGGCAGCCCGGTATGGTGCCCCTTGCTCTTCAACACATTTTCAGGCAGACTCGAGGAAGTAATTCTGAGTCTATGAGGTATTAGGCAGTATCAAATCAATGAGAGATTCTAGTATGAATTATTACTCGatttattttgtatgacaTCTTCATTCTTTCACAGATCATTTTTCATATCAATTTTTGAGATAAGCTCTGAAAGGGGGAAAGGAGAGAGATTATTTGATTTATCTCCTAATGGAGGTGATTTATGCATGCAGCAATTAACACTAAAAGGCCTACAAGAGGTTGAGTactcttttgagtttttttatattatgtgGTTGGATATTAAAAATAACTAGCACCTACTCTATTTTTGTACACAGATAGCCATTTCTGATGCTAGACAGGCAGAGTCCATAATTGCTCAGGCAATGCTAAAGCGTGCAACTGGTATGACAAATGCAAATAGCCAATCAAGGTGTGGCAGTGCTTCAGCTTATAAAATTCTTTACATTAACTGGAGTTTCCATGTTATTAATGACTTTAAGTATTCTatattttggctatttttctACATGGTTTCTTACATTTGATAATTAATTCTTTACAATCATACAAAGTATTATGgcaactttttctttatatgctTCTAGCCGGTCGCAGTGTATTATTAACATCCGTGGTGTTGCTGACAAGTCTAATGGAGAGGGTAATGATCAAGCAAGTGATGGTGTCCTTAGTATTGTTGACCTTGCTGGagctgaaagagaaaaaagaactgGGAATCAGGTTTCACTCATGTGACTGAATTATTCTCACTGAACTAGCTGTTTGGTTGATGGTGAAATTTataggttttctttttctttttttaattttcagggAGTAAGATTGCTTGAAAGTAATTTCATCAACAACACATCAATGGTCTTTGGCTTGTGCTTGAGAGTATGTAGCCTTAAGTTTGTTTTCTATACCTCATTCTTCATGTGCACTTGATCATAACCAGTTTACCAGTTTGCTTGGATGATTATTGCCTTCTTATTTTTGATGACTTATAAGGCACTTATTGTTTTCCTAGcgctctctatttataatcTGTGTGTGTCTATAGTCGTTTtccctttcattttttgtggttttagTCTTTATTGGAGCATCAGAAGAACCCTAAGAAGCCTTTGCAGAAGCACTTCCAGAACTCTTTGGTAATATTTTCCTTTACTGATTTACTCTTGTCACTAGTCCTTTACTTGGCTATagcttatttatacatatacacataaGTACATATCTGATATGGGCTACTGAGACACATTTCGCCATTGTGCATCTTAGTTGTCCATATCTGATCTAATGACCGAAACAAGTTTTTGTTAAGGACCTTATTTAAAGGCTTTGTTGGAGGCAACTATAAGTACATAGTTCTCTCTTAAGCATTTTGAATGGGATCTTGTTTGTAAGTTAGATCAGATATTCCAATTGGCACTGAAATATTGCTATCTTTGGAGGTCTTTTGATAACTCGAGTCCAGTTGCTTAGGATCAAATGTTATGAATGTGACTTTTATCTTTGGACAGTTGACCAAGTACCTGCGAGAGTATTTGGAAGGCAAGAAGAGGATGGCATTGGTATGCTGTCTTATTTAACTGGCTAAATAAGTTTGTTCATAAATTTTTGATGAGTAAGAATATTGAAAACAAGTGTTCATTTTTTTGTAGTTCTGCTGTGTTTCAAATTATCTCACATGCTTTAATTGTTAAATTTGCAGATATTAACAGTGAAATCAGGAGAAGAAGATTATCGTGATACATCTTACGTGCTAAGACAAGCCTCGCCTTATATGGAAATCAAGTAAATTCCCCCCCTCCCCAAACCCACAAGAAActcattatttatatttttttgggtatcaGCTGTTactgttttttgtattatgtatTCAGGTACAATAATGTTGAAGAACCATCAAATATCTCATACAACAAAAGGCATGTCCAAGCTTTGTCTAGAAGTGAGCGGCACAAGAGAATGAAAGTTACTGGATCCGATGCCTGCTTGGTATGCCTTTTTTGGTTAAATTATACTTTCACTTCTTAATATCATTTAATATTTACTTTGTGTCCCAATTTGATTGGTGGCTTTAGATGTTATTTTGACATTATGCTTCTTTGAAGGGTAAATGTAAAATCatttcactttcattttttcccTGCAACTATGGCTTTCTTGAAACTTTGCTTGACTGCATCATTGTAAATAGAACACTAGATGCCTCTTGATTGAAATGATACCTTAAGGGGGttagaatttattttttgacttGGTTTCTGGTCTGTATATGAATTTATGCGTGCACATGTTGAAGcttaattttatgttttacattgggttttgaaaacaaattatttCAGCTTAGATTTGGTTTTGTAAATTGATTATtacatttggtttttttgtttatgaaaTATTCTTTGCATCTATGCTTAAGCTTAATAGTTTGAATAAGAAATAACCACTATGACATCGATTATGGTTCCCAATTGTCTGTATTACAAttgaatgtatttaaagacaaGCCTAACCTGAATAAGATGTTAATTTTTGGTACTAACATTGATTGCTTTTTTCCTGGTCATCTATCCTACTGGATTTCGTATTGTGTACATTTTATTGACTAAGCTGAAACTTACTTAGAGTAATTTTATAAAGTATTTTGGCCCAAGTAtacatttttccttttggtttgatttcagattgatgaaggaaaaagcaTTGAAGCTGAAAATGGACTTTGTGAGGAAGGTTCTCTCAAAAGCAGTGGTAAGTTATATGggttttattcttttcttttctcattcCAACTGCTTGGATCCCTTAtctaattttcttattttctattGAGAATATGTGACacgcatatatatttttttaagaggAGCCAGGAATCTGCAAAGTGGACATGAGTGGTTGTGCACCTTCAAAATCAGGTTGTGCAGACTctggagaaggagagagaaaccaTCAGATAATGCAGAGTTTTGCTAAAGCTttatggaatgttttgaagCAGTATAAAGAAAAACTCAAGGTAATCCAGAGTCTAAAGATTTTCGGAAgtgatttgtttcttttgataCATATTTCTGCAATTAATTAACTAGCTCAATCTACTCATcaattttggccaaaaaaaatctACTCATCAACTCTGGTTATACTTTATAAGCAGGTGGCAGATAACGAAATCCAGCATCTCAGAGAAAGCCTTGTGACAGAAAGTACAAGATATATTGAGCTTAAAAAGGAGCTCAATGATATCAAGTCCTCCTGTGCATGTTCCCACAGAAAATCAGTTGAGGTCAGCGTAGTtgaattggatatgaatttTCACGAGAGAGTACCACTGCAAATCAATGTTGAAGAGGTTtgacatattttttcttgctcAACTGTCAATTTCCTCTTAGAGTTTGTGTACTTTTAAAACTTCTGTTCTATTCAGACTGCCTACTTAAGGGAATACACTCCAACAAAGGATCAAAATTTTATCTCTCAGGTGCAGATATTAAGCCCACAACTCCTTTTTTCCCTTCCTGATACAATGTTTGGCCTTGGGCATTTTCCAACATTTATTTCATTGTGAAAACCATGTTAAGTTCATTGTTTACCTTTTTAAGATGAAATGTTGAAAACCTGTGGACCTTCATTTCAAGCAAAATAAATTGCCTTTGGACTGAGTGGTATACCTTTCCTCATATATTAGGTGAAAGGTTTGGATGTTTGTGAGGTCGGTGCTTCATGTCTTGAACTTGAAAACCCAAATGAGCTGGATCATCAGGTACGAGTTATCAGGAAAGAAGATTTTGTTCTTAAAATCTACAGTAATTTATGTTTTAGATGAATTGGAATTTAACATAGCTGTTACCTGGTATATAAAGCAGACATGTGAGAGCCTTTCTGGCAGTGGAAATAGTGCTGAGGATTTGTGTGAGTCTAAATGTGTCAGAATGGAGGATAGTTATTCGAGTGCAAATGTAGCAGGTTAGATTTGAAGAGTTTAAGATTTTACCTTTGCATTTCATGTTGTAACTGTAGCTTGTTCTATGATTGGGATATAATCTGGACATTTGGGTACCTACAATTCTCAGATGCTGCTGGTCTTAGAGATACAGGAATATACATCATGTTGAATTGATCAAATTGGAGATTGTTCTGGGGTTCTATTTGTCACTTTGGACTGGAAATGATTTAGTGGT
This window encodes:
- the LOC18791749 gene encoding kinesin-like protein KIN-6 isoform X2 is translated as MEINSPPPCPNTVTIRRNPHRRARPPPTPATAAPEMPSADVAKVRYFPTEEILSMDIAKADPVSENLRVFLRIRPLLHGGVGGDRNSKPRFKNVWPQNPAKRKSAIGRALQSKKNKDAEVCVRVNNPQSVTLSPPLALQESNRIKTEVYDGFSHVFSPDSSQEEVYEKMVRPLVDDFLRGKSGMLAALGPSGSGKTHTVFGCPRQPGMVPLALQHIFRQTRGSNSESMRSFFISIFEISSERGKGERLFDLSPNGGDLCMQQLTLKGLQEIAISDARQAESIIAQAMLKRATGMTNANSQSSRSQCIINIRGVADKSNGEGNDQASDGVLSIVDLAGAEREKRTGNQGVRLLESNFINNTSMVFGLCLRSLLEHQKNPKKPLQKHFQNSLLTKYLREYLEGKKRMALILTVKSGEEDYRDTSYVLRQASPYMEIKYNNVEEPSNISYNKRHVQALSRSERHKRMKVTGSDACLIDEGKSIEAENGLCEEGSLKSSEEPGICKVDMSGCAPSKSGCADSGEGERNHQIMQSFAKALWNVLKQYKEKLKVADNEIQHLRESLVTESTRYIELKKELNDIKSSCACSHRKSVEVSVVELDMNFHERVPLQINVEETAYLREYTPTKDQNFISQVKGLDVCEVGASCLELENPNELDHQTCESLSGSGNSAEDLCESKCVRMEDSYSSANVAGFMVNSSQSLHRKDSCSSVELDHMLSGEDEESPEDVVLTGQCNAVDLLDGECRLDTCSQALQSGESERRVSPGSSPSQRDCRAFDVEDEIEKPRELLNFTTTSPQEDLVSSKGCEMIDIPDSEPRVTTSATTAEKPKGCEVIDIPDSEPRVTKAEKSKECELIDIPDSDPRVTTTATKAEKPKRRLLPASSLLLRHFSTLDIEDDDEKPKGGKKKSGVEERKITQGSISLLRLLKSDLRI
- the LOC18791749 gene encoding kinesin-like protein KIN-6 isoform X1 is translated as MEINSPPPCPNTVTIRRNPHRRARPPPTPATAAPEMPSADVAKVRYFPTEEILSMDIAKADPVSENLRVFLRIRPLLHGGVGGDRNSKPRFKNVWPQNPAKRKSAIGRALQSKKNKDAEVCVRVNNPQSVTLSPPLALQESNRIKTEVYDGFSHVFSPDSSQEEVYEKMVRPLVDDFLRGKSGMLAALGPSGSGKTHTVFGCPRQPGMVPLALQHIFRQTRGSNSESMRSFFISIFEISSERGKGERLFDLSPNGGDLCMQQLTLKGLQEIAISDARQAESIIAQAMLKRATGMTNANSQSSRSQCIINIRGVADKSNGEGNDQASDGVLSIVDLAGAEREKRTGNQGVRLLESNFINNTSMVFGLCLRSLLEHQKNPKKPLQKHFQNSLLTKYLREYLEGKKRMALILTVKSGEEDYRDTSYVLRQASPYMEIKYNNVEEPSNISYNKRHVQALSRSERHKRMKVTGSDACLIDEGKSIEAENGLCEEGSLKSSEEPGICKVDMSGCAPSKSGCADSGEGERNHQIMQSFAKALWNVLKQYKEKLKVADNEIQHLRESLVTESTRYIELKKELNDIKSSCACSHRKSVEVSVVELDMNFHERVPLQINVEETAYLREYTPTKDQNFISQVKGLDVCEVGASCLELENPNELDHQTCESLSGSGNSAEDLCESKCVRMEDSYSSANVAGLPGFMVNSSQSLHRKDSCSSVELDHMLSGEDEESPEDVVLTGQCNAVDLLDGECRLDTCSQALQSGESERRVSPGSSPSQRDCRAFDVEDEIEKPRELLNFTTTSPQEDLVSSKGCEMIDIPDSEPRVTTSATTAEKPKGCEVIDIPDSEPRVTKAEKSKECELIDIPDSDPRVTTTATKAEKPKRRLLPASSLLLRHFSTLDIEDDDEKPKGGKKKSGVEERKITQGSISLLRLLKSDLRI